TGGGCAGGCACGTGCGCCCTATCTGCATGAAGTCGCTGCCCAACCCGCTCCAGCGCCAACGGCGGTCACGGGCCTGTCGGCCGATTCCCTGCGCCAGTTGGTGCATGAGCTGCGCACGCCGCTGAACGCTATATTGGGCTTTGCCGAAATCATCGAGCAGGAACTTTTCGGCCCGGCTGGCGATGGTTATCGCGACATGGCAGGGAAGATCGCCGTCGATGCGCGCCATCTTCTGGCGGCATTTGATGATCTGGACCTGGCCGCGCGCGTATCACGTGGCGAGGATGGGGCGGCGCTGTGCCTGGTTGATCCCCGACAATTGGTGACGCAGATCGCCGCGCGATTCCGCGAACAGGGACGTGTCGCGCTGTCGCCGGTCGAAATCGCCATGACGCCCGAACTGCCGCCCTTGCTGATCGATCCCGTACAGGGTGAGCGCATGGTGCAGCATCTGTTCCGCACGATGATCTCCGTCGCGCCCGCAGGGGAGGTTCTGACCGGGGCCTGCTGGTTGCGCCCCGATGGCGCGCGCGCGCGCATCATTCTGGCTGTTGACCGCCCCTCAAGCCTGATCGGGCTGGATGAAGCGCAATTGCTTGATCCGGCTTATGGCGTGGATGGCGACCGGGTCGACGGGCCGTTGCTGGGCCTTGGCTTTTCGCTGCGGTTGATCCGAAGCCTGGCGACGACATGCGGCGGCGACCTGGAAATCGGGGAGACACGGATAATGTTGATCCTGCCGGCCGCCGTTACGGCGAGAGAGGTCGCGGATATCGGCTGATCGCCGGCAACTCTCTGGCAACCATTGGGGGTTAGGAAGGGGGCATGATGGCTTCCCTTCACGACGGCAACCTGCTTGCATCGCCACTGGCCGGGGACATGATCCTGCTCGATCCCGCCTTTGGGACTCGATTCATGCTTTTCGTCGATACCGAGGAGGAGTTTGACTGGAACGCGCCGTTCAGTCGCACGGGACATGGCGTGACGGCCATCGCCGGAATGGCGCGCGGGCAGGCCTATTTCGCGGCTGCGGGGGTCAAGCCCGTCTATGTGACCGATTATCCCGTGGTGGAATCCGATGCCGCCGCAGCCATGATGGGGCAGTGGGCGAGCGACGGCATGGCCGATATCGGCGCGCATCTTCACCCATGGGTCAATCCGCCCCATGTTGAGAATGTCAACGCGGTCAACAGCTATGTGGGCTTCCTGCCGGAGGCGGTGGAGCGCGCCAAGCTCGAAGCCTTGTGCTGTCGCATGGAGCAGCGCTTCGGGGAACGGCCGGTGGTGTATCGCGCGGGGCGCTATGGCGTTGGACCGAATAGCGCCCGCTTGCTGGCCGAAGCCGGCTTCCGCCTCGACAGTTCGGTGCGCAGCCGGTTCGACTATAGCAGGCAACATGGCCCTGATTTCCGGGGGCTGCCGCAAAATCCCTATTGGGCAGGACCGAAGCGGACCTTGGTGGAACTGCCTTTGTCGACGGCCTTTACAGGCATGATGCGCGGCGGGGGGGAGCGGCTTCATCGGGCGGCCCAGAATATGGGGCCGCTTGCCGGCGCCCTGTCGCGCGCTAGGATGCTGAGCCGAGTGCCGCTGACGCCCGAAGGCATAGCCGTGCATGAAGCCATTGCCGCTATCGATGCGCTGATCGAGGAAGGGGTGCGCCTCCTCAATTTCAGCTTTCATTCTCCCACGCTGGAGCCGGGCCATACCCCCTATGTCCGGACCGAGGCCGATCGGACGGCCTTCTACGCCTGGTGGGACGCCATATTGACGCATCTTGCCAGGCGGGGTGTGGGGTCTGCGAGTCTGGCCGAACTGCTGGCTGCCATTCCCGCGCGCGCAGAGGCTTGCAAAGCGGCGTGATGCTGCCTAATCGGGCCAATGTTGACGGGTGGGGCCTGTAGCTCAATGGTTAGAGCTGGCCGCTCATAACGGCTAGGTTGCGGGTTCGAGTCCTGCCGGGCCCACCATAAAGACAATCCTGCAGCAAGATCCTCCACGTCCGATGCATGGACGCGCCACAGCGAGCGTCCAAGGATTAAGAATCTGTCATCAACCGGCCAACATCAGGTAGGAAGAGGCAGCATATGGAAGGGGTCTGACTATTTTCGAATCATGAAGGACCAAAGGAATGTGGAGGGTTCCCGCCGCGGTCTTGCTCGCACTGGCGGTGCCGGTTGGGCAGGCCGACGCTCAGGTTGAAGGGCTTTGGTTGAATCCGCATAATAGTGTTGCGGTGCGCACCGGCTCCTGTGGCGATCGTCTGTGCGGTTGGGTCGTCTGGGCGAATGCGGCGGCCCGCCAGGACGCCAGGGATGGCGGGGACGGGGAACTGATCGGCACCCGTCTGCTCGAAAATTACCGGCCGGACGGCCGCTCCTGGGCTGGCACCGTCTATGTGCCGGATATGGGGCGGCGTTTTTCATCGCAAATCCAGGAAATGTCGCCGCAGCAGTTGAAGATCACGGGCTGCCTGCTGGGCGGTTTCATCTGCCGGTCGCAAACCTGGACACGGATCGAGAAAACACCCGATGCTTGAACGGTCGCGACATCCCGTCCGCTGGTTCATGGCGGCTGCATTGCTCATCATTCTGCTGACGGTTGCCGCGATGGCGACGCCCGTGCTGAAAGGAAGCGCCATCCGCGACTTTGGCGGCGCAAAGGGCGCGCCCGTGGCCGTCGCCTTCTTCTCCGGCGACATGGGGTTCGATTTCGGCATGAGCGGAAAGGTGGGGGAGGCGATCGCGAGGCGTGGTATTCCAGTCATCGGTTTCAATTCCGCCAAATATTTCAGCAAGCATCACAGCCGGGCGGAAGTGGACGGCATCGTCGCCGACGCCATTCGCCTCACTCTGGCGCGTAGCGGTGCGCGGCGCATTGTGCTGATGGGCCAATCCTATGGAGCGGACATGGTTGCGACTGTAGCCCCCGATCTGCCGCCGGACCTGAAAGCGCGACTGGCGGCGGTCGCAATGATCGTGCCTGCGCAGACCGTTTATTTCCGGGCCGATCCGCTGGGCTTCGCCTATCGCGGCACGCCGGATGCGCAGCCGCTGGAGGCGATCCGCCGGTTCGACGCCGCGCCGCTCGTCTGCATCTACGGGCTGGAGGAGGAGGATAGCCTTTGCCCGCCGCTTCTGGATGCGGGCGCGCATGTAACGGGCCTGCCCGGCGGCCATTTCCTCCATCATGATTCGCGGCGGTTGTCGGACACGCTACTCAATCAGTTGCAGGCCGCCGATCCGACGATCCTTATGACGGGAGCGTCTGTTCCCGTGACAGCCAGTCCGTCGGATAGTAAAAGCGGTTAGGCTGGAGGGGCCGGGGAGGGGACGCATATGACGAGGATATTCCGCTCCATCATGGGGCCATTTCTGCTGACATTAATCATGCTCCCCGTGTCGGCACTGACGTCGTCCGTCCCCGATCTGGCGCGCGCGGAGGCCGTGGCGCTGCCGGAAGCCCTCCATTCAATGCCGGAGTCATCGCAGGCCGACATAGCCTATACCCTTCCTCCACTTGGGCGACTGGCCATCTACCGGCCTGCCGGGGCGCCTCGCGGCCTCGTCATCATCCTGTCCGACGCGCGGGGGTGGAGCGAGAGCGATCGGGCGCTGGCGCTGCGGTTGAATGCCGAAGGCGTGCTGGTGGCGGGTGTGTCCACCCCAACTTTCCTGCACGCCCTCTCGATGCAGAAGGGGTGCATCAATCCCAATTATGCGATCATCGATCTGGCGCGGGATATCCAGCACCGGCTGAAACTGCCCATGTATATGAAGCCCATCATCCTGGGGCGCGGGCAGGGGGGAACGCTTGCCTATGCTGCGCTCGCCTCCGGCCCGGACGGGTCTTATCAGGCGGTACTGTCCATCGCTTTCCAGCCCTTCCTGCCGGAGACGGGCCAATGGTGCAAATCGGGTACGCTCAAATTGACGGCGCGTGCGCGTCCCCATCGGGGCTGGACGCTTGCGCCCGCCACGTCGCTGCCGTCGCCTTGGATTGTCGTGCAGGCGCAGAAGGGGGCCGTGCCGCCAAGCGGCTTTCTGAACAGCGCTACGGGCGGAAAACTGGTCGAGCTAGCGCCGAACACCGATCCGGACACATTGATAGCCGCGCAGATCGCGCCTTTTCTGGCATCGCCGCCACGACCCGGCGGGGGCGCACGACAGGGCGCGGCGGCGCTGCCCACGGACCTGCCATTGACGATCGTCGCCGATGCCGCCGCGCCGCGTACGGACCGGATGGCCGTGATCTATTCGGGTGATGGCGGCTGGGTGGGACTGGACAGGGATGTGGCGACCCAATTGGCGAAGGCTGGCATTCCGGTGGTCGGCGTGGACAGCCTGTCTTATTTCTGGAGCCAGCGCACGCCCGCCGGTGCGGCGGCCGACCTGAGCGCGATCATCCGCGGTTATTCGGATCACTGGCACCGGCCTAACATATTGATGATCGGCTACAGCTTCGGCGCAGACGTGCTGCCCCATATCGTTGGGCACCTGCCCTCATCGGAGCGGGCGCAGGTGAAGGGGCTGGCGATGCTGGGCCTCAGTTCGTCGGCGGATTTCCAGTTTCATCTCAGCAGTTGGCTCAATATCGGGTCAACCGATGCCTATCCGACCGTACCGGCGGTCGTCCGTCTACGCGGCCTGCCGATGCTGTGCATCAGGGGCCAACTGGAAACCGACAGCGCCTGTCCCGCCATACCCCGCGGCGTGGCGCAGGTCGTGACCGTGCCGGGCGGCCATCATTTCGATCGCAACGCACCGCTACTGGTGCAGCAGATATTGGGCCGCCTGCCGAAATGACACGCTCGGACGCATTATCGATAAGAGCATGGGTGGGCAGCCATCGCGGCGCGCTGAGCATTGCGGCGATGCTGGCGGTGTCGGCGCTGGGCCTCATCGCGCTACATGCGTTGCTGGCCGACGTGCGCCTGCGCGACATTCGCGCCGCGTTCCACATGATCGCGCCCCGGCAGGCCGCCCTGGCGCTTGGGCTGACGGCGCTCAGCTATGTGGCGCTCACCTTCTACGATCATGTCGCCCTGCGTGTCATCGGCCGACCGCTCCCCTGGCGGACGGCCGCGCTCGCCTCCTTCTGCAGCTATACGCTGAGCCATAATCTGGGTCTGTCGCTATTGACCGGAGGATCGGCGCGCTATCGCATCTACACCGCGGCGGGATTGGAACCGGGCGACATCGCCCGTATCATCGCGTCGGCCAGCCTGTCCTTCTGGGGCGGGGTGGTGGTGATGACGGGCCTGCTGATGGCGGTGCATCCCTCGCTTATCACGCTGGGCGGGGTTGCCTTGTCCATCCCGGTGCAGCGCGTTGTGGGGGTCGTCATCCTCTTGACGGCGATAGGTGTCCTTGCGGCAGCGGGCCGGACGGGACGTAACCCGAAACTGCTGGGCTGGCATATCGCCCTGCCCAGCCGGGGGCAGGCCGCAGCGCAGATCGGCGTGGCCTGCATCGATCTGGCCGCAGCCAGCGCTGCTTTGTTCGTGCTGGTGCCGCATGTGGACGGCGCGCTCTATCCCACTTTCTTCCTGGGCTATGCGCTGGCGATCATCGTCGCGCTGGTCAGCCATGTGCCGGGCGGGCTGGGCGTGTTCGAAGCGGTGATCGTGGCCACGTTGCCGGACGTCGATCGGCCCAGGCTGCTCGCGGCGCTGATCGCCTATCGCGCCATTTATTATCTGCTGCCTCTGATGCTCGGCGTGATCGCCATCGCCCTGCACGAAGGGGCGAGCTGGCGGCGGCCGGTCAGGCGTCTGCTCGGCGGCGCTCAGGCGGCTGCGTCCGGCATGGCGCCGGTCATGCTGGCGATCCTGGTGGCGGTCGGCGGCATCATCCTGCTCGTTTCGGGCGCCTTGCCTGCTGTGCCCGCGCGCCTTCACACCATTCACGGCCTGTTCCCGCTGGCCTTCATCGAAGCCTCCCACTTCGCCGCCAGCGTGGTCGGCACGCTGCTGATCCTGCTTGCGTCCGGTCTGTACCGGCGCCTTGATGCGGCTTTCTGGATGACGCGCGCCCTGTTGCTGGCGGGCATCCTCTTCTCGCTGATCAAGGGGCTGGACTATGAGGAGGCGAGCGCCCTCCTGCTGATCCTCGCAGTGCTGCAATGGACGCGCGGAGCCTTTTATCGCCGCACCCGCTTCACGGCCGACGCGCTCAGCCCGGCCTGGCTGGCGACATTGGCGGTCGCCGTGGGGCTGTCCACCTGGATCGGCTTCTTCGCCTACAAGCATGTCTCCTATCAGAGCGATTTGTGGTGGGATTTCAGCCCGCGCGACGATGCATCCCGCTTTCTGCGCGCTGCACTGGCGAGCGGCGTGCTGGTCGTGGGGGCGGCGCTCTGGCGCCTGTCGCGTCCGGCGTCGCCAAAGCAGGTCCGCGAACATGCCGATGTGACGGCCAGCCCGGCGGCGCTGCAACTCGCCAATCGCACCGACGCATTTCTGGCCACCACCGGCGACAAACTGTTCCTGACATCCAGTACCGGCCGGGCCTTCGTCATGTACCAGGTGCAGGGGCATAGCTGGATCGTGATGGGTGATCCCGTCGGTGATCGCGCCGAATGGTCGGACCTGCTCTGGACATTGCGCGAAATGGCGGACGAAAGTCAGGGCCGGCTGCTGCTGTATCAGATCAGCCTGGATTCGCTGGCACTTGCCATCGACCTGGGTCTCTCCATCGTCAAATAT
This genomic stretch from Sphingobium sp. BYY-5 harbors:
- a CDS encoding polysaccharide deacetylase family protein: MMASLHDGNLLASPLAGDMILLDPAFGTRFMLFVDTEEEFDWNAPFSRTGHGVTAIAGMARGQAYFAAAGVKPVYVTDYPVVESDAAAAMMGQWASDGMADIGAHLHPWVNPPHVENVNAVNSYVGFLPEAVERAKLEALCCRMEQRFGERPVVYRAGRYGVGPNSARLLAEAGFRLDSSVRSRFDYSRQHGPDFRGLPQNPYWAGPKRTLVELPLSTAFTGMMRGGGERLHRAAQNMGPLAGALSRARMLSRVPLTPEGIAVHEAIAAIDALIEEGVRLLNFSFHSPTLEPGHTPYVRTEADRTAFYAWWDAILTHLARRGVGSASLAELLAAIPARAEACKAA
- a CDS encoding DUF2147 domain-containing protein, whose amino-acid sequence is MWRVPAAVLLALAVPVGQADAQVEGLWLNPHNSVAVRTGSCGDRLCGWVVWANAAARQDARDGGDGELIGTRLLENYRPDGRSWAGTVYVPDMGRRFSSQIQEMSPQQLKITGCLLGGFICRSQTWTRIEKTPDA
- a CDS encoding virulence factor translates to MLERSRHPVRWFMAAALLIILLTVAAMATPVLKGSAIRDFGGAKGAPVAVAFFSGDMGFDFGMSGKVGEAIARRGIPVIGFNSAKYFSKHHSRAEVDGIVADAIRLTLARSGARRIVLMGQSYGADMVATVAPDLPPDLKARLAAVAMIVPAQTVYFRADPLGFAYRGTPDAQPLEAIRRFDAAPLVCIYGLEEEDSLCPPLLDAGAHVTGLPGGHFLHHDSRRLSDTLLNQLQAADPTILMTGASVPVTASPSDSKSG
- a CDS encoding AcvB/VirJ family lysyl-phosphatidylglycerol hydrolase → MTRIFRSIMGPFLLTLIMLPVSALTSSVPDLARAEAVALPEALHSMPESSQADIAYTLPPLGRLAIYRPAGAPRGLVIILSDARGWSESDRALALRLNAEGVLVAGVSTPTFLHALSMQKGCINPNYAIIDLARDIQHRLKLPMYMKPIILGRGQGGTLAYAALASGPDGSYQAVLSIAFQPFLPETGQWCKSGTLKLTARARPHRGWTLAPATSLPSPWIVVQAQKGAVPPSGFLNSATGGKLVELAPNTDPDTLIAAQIAPFLASPPRPGGGARQGAAALPTDLPLTIVADAAAPRTDRMAVIYSGDGGWVGLDRDVATQLAKAGIPVVGVDSLSYFWSQRTPAGAAADLSAIIRGYSDHWHRPNILMIGYSFGADVLPHIVGHLPSSERAQVKGLAMLGLSSSADFQFHLSSWLNIGSTDAYPTVPAVVRLRGLPMLCIRGQLETDSACPAIPRGVAQVVTVPGGHHFDRNAPLLVQQILGRLPK
- the mprF gene encoding bifunctional lysylphosphatidylglycerol flippase/synthetase MprF, producing the protein MTRSDALSIRAWVGSHRGALSIAAMLAVSALGLIALHALLADVRLRDIRAAFHMIAPRQAALALGLTALSYVALTFYDHVALRVIGRPLPWRTAALASFCSYTLSHNLGLSLLTGGSARYRIYTAAGLEPGDIARIIASASLSFWGGVVVMTGLLMAVHPSLITLGGVALSIPVQRVVGVVILLTAIGVLAAAGRTGRNPKLLGWHIALPSRGQAAAQIGVACIDLAAASAALFVLVPHVDGALYPTFFLGYALAIIVALVSHVPGGLGVFEAVIVATLPDVDRPRLLAALIAYRAIYYLLPLMLGVIAIALHEGASWRRPVRRLLGGAQAAASGMAPVMLAILVAVGGIILLVSGALPAVPARLHTIHGLFPLAFIEASHFAASVVGTLLILLASGLYRRLDAAFWMTRALLLAGILFSLIKGLDYEEASALLLILAVLQWTRGAFYRRTRFTADALSPAWLATLAVAVGLSTWIGFFAYKHVSYQSDLWWDFSPRDDASRFLRAALASGVLVVGAALWRLSRPASPKQVREHADVTASPAALQLANRTDAFLATTGDKLFLTSSTGRAFVMYQVQGHSWIVMGDPVGDRAEWSDLLWTLREMADESQGRLLLYQISLDSLALAIDLGLSIVKYGEEARVDLQRFTLDGPDAKPLRYAERRAAREGASFEIVAAADISPLLPELRAISDRWLAAKGHSEKAFSVGRFDPAYLSQGDCALVRQEGRIVAFANIWATDNRNELSVDLMRHDEAMPYGTMDFLFIRLMQWAREQGYDWFTLGLAPLSGIEARRLSPLWAKAGALLYRHGEGFYGFEGLRAYKDKFSPSWEPRFIGGPQGVSMARAMLDLQKLVSGTPGSAAARTRLRRSPEMAVEPALSGGK